The following DNA comes from Rhizobium lusitanum.
CGGGCCGGTTTTGACGAGATCGCCGAGTTCCGCGAAATAGCGGTAGGTGTCATGAGCGGCAAGGTAAGCGCGCGCATCCAGGCCAAGCAGCCGGGCACGGGTGAGCGTATCGGGCGTGACGATCGCGCCGGCGGCGTCCTCGGTGCCGTCAATGCCGTCGCTGTCGCCGGCAATTGCGAAGATGCCGTCCGCACCGGCAAGCCCGACCGCAAGCCCGAGCAGGAATTCCGTATTGCGCCCGCCGGCCCCGGCCGGCCCTTTGCCAATCGACACCGTCGTCTCTCCACCCGAAAGCAGCACCGCCGGAGTACGGATCGGGAGTCCCTTTGTTTTCGCGGAGCGGGCGATGCCGGCCATGACAATGCCGGCCTCCCTGGCTTCACCTTCTATGGCGTCGCCAAGGATGAGTGGGATAAGCCCGTTTCGCCTGGCCTCTTCGGCGGCGGCGGCAAGAGCGAGGGAAGGGGCTGCAATGATCGTAACCTCGCCCGACAAGGCCTCGGGTTTCGGTGTCTCTTTACCCTCGTCGAGCACCGCGCGCGCCGCTGGCGGCAGATCGAGACCATAGCGGCGGATGATATCGCGCGCATCGGCCATGGTGCTGGCATCGCCGATCGTCGGGCCTGAGGCGATGGCGGCGGGGTCGTCGCCCGGCACATCGGAGATCACCAGCGTCACGACGCGGGCGGGCTGCGCGGCTTGGGCCAATCGTCCGCCCTTGATCGCGGATAGATGCTTTCGCACGATGTTCATTTCGCTGATAGTCGCGCCACTCGCCAGCAGGGCGCGATTGACGGTCTGCTTGTCGGCAAGCGTCATGTCGCCCGCTGGAGCGACCATAAGCGCCGAGCCGCCGCCGGAGATCAGCGCGACCACGAGGTCATCCGGCGTCAGGCCTTTGACCGCCGCGAGAATGTCACGGGCGGCTGTCTCGCTCATCGCGTCCGGCACCGGATGCGACGCTTCCAGGATGCGGATGCGCCCGGTCGGAACGGCATGGCCGTAACGGGTGACGACGACGCCCGAAACATCGACATCAGGCCAAGCCGCGTCAAGCGCCGCCGCCATGGCGGCGGACGCTTTTCCCGCTCCGACGACCACGCAGCGCCCCCTCGGCTTCTCCGGCAGGTGCCGTAGTACCGCGGCGGCGGGATCGGCACTTGCCACGGCGGCATCGAAGAGGCGGCGCAGGACCGCGCGGCTCTGTGCATCTGTCCAGCGCATGTTTCCGCCCGCTAGACGTTCGAGGAATGGATCGCGTCCACCACCGCGTCGGTGACGTCCTTGGTGGTCGCGGTCCCGCCGACATCAGGGGTGAGGATGCCCGCGCCGGTGACACGCTCGACGGCGCGCATCAGGCGGGCAGAGGCCTCCTGTTCGCCGAGATGATCGAGCATCTGTGCGGCGGTCCAGAAGGTTGCGACCGGATTGGCAATGCCCTTGCCGGTGATGTCGAAGGCGGAGCCGTGGATCGGTTCGAACATGGAAGGGAAGCGGCGCTCCGGATCGATATTGGCAGTCGGCGCGACGCCGAGCGATCCGGCAAGCGCACCGGCGAGATCCGAGAGGATATCGGCATGGAGGTTGGTGGCGACGATGGTGTCGAGGCTCTGCGGCTTCAGCGACATGCGAACGGTCATGGCGTCGACCAGCATCTTGTCCCAGGTGACGTCGGGGAATTCCTCGGCCACTTCGGCGGCAATCTCGTCCCACATGACCATGCCGTGTCGTTGGGCATTGGATTTGGTGACGACGGTCAAGAACTTGCGCGGGCGTGATTGGGCGAGCTTGAAGGCATAGCGCATGATGCGCGTGACGCCGACGCGAGTGAAGATGGCGACTTCCGTGCCGACCTCTTCGGGCAGGCCCCTGTGAGCGCGGCCGCCATGGCCGGAATATTCGCCTTCCGAATTCTCCCGCACGATGACCCAATCAAGATCGCCGGGGCCGCAATTGCGCAGCGGCGGCGTTATGCCGGGCAGGATCTTCGTCGGACGGACATTGGCATACTGATCGAAGCCCTGGCAGATCGGCAGGCGCAGGCCCCAGAGCGTGATGTGATCGGGGACATCAGGCGCCCCGACCGCACCGAAGTAGATGGCGTCGAACTTTTTCAGCTGGGAAAGGCCGTCCGCGGGCATCATCACGCCATGCTTCTTGTAGTAGTCCGATCCCCAATCGAAATTCTCGACGTTGAACCTGATGCCACCGTCACGCTTTTCGAGCGCAGCAAGAACGGTGGTGCCGGCGGCGATGACTTCCGGGCCGATACCGTCGGCGGGGATGGCTGCAATTGCATATTCGCGCATTTTTCTCTCCGTAAAATGTAAGGGTTAGGACCGCTGGCCGGATGCGTCGATTGCCGACGCCTTGGCGCCGCCGTGGGACAGGATGAGCGTCAGAGCCGCCGACAGAACCAGGAGACCCGCGACGAAGCAGAGCCCGCCCGCAAAGCTGCCGGTCAGATCCTTGATCCATCCGATCATCGAGGGGCCGACGAAGCCGCCGAGATTGCCGATGGAGTTGATTGTAGCGATGCCTGCTGCCGCCGCCGGTCCGGACAGGAACAGCGTCGGCATGCTCCATAGCGGCGGTTTCGAGCAGCTGATGCCGATATTGACGAGGGTGAGCGCGATGAGGACCGCAAGCACGCCCGTCGCCCCGGCGGCAAAGACAAGTCCTGCTGCCGCCAGCAGGCAGGCGAGCACCACATGCCATGTGCGCTCGCCAGTCCTGTCGGAATGCCGTGCCCAGAGGACCATGGCGACGACCGCAAAGGTCGCGGGGATGGCATTCAGGAAACCAACCTCGAGCGAGGAAAGGCCGAACTCCTTGATGATCTGCGGCGCCCAGATGCCGAGCGTGTAGAGACCGGCCGACGTGCCGAAATAGACCATGGCAAGCGCGAGGACGCGCACGTCGACGAGGCCTGCCCAAATGCTGTGGCTTGCTTTGGCGCCTCTGGTCTTCTGCTCGTCTTCCATCGTCTTCATCAGCCAGTTGCGCTCCTCGTCGGACAGCCATTTTGCCTTGGCTGGGCGGTCGGTCAGGTAGAACAGTACGACGATGCCGAAAATGAGGGCCGGAACCGCCTCGATCAGGAACATCCACTGCCAGCCGGCAAGGCCCATCAACCCGTGCATCTGCATCAGCGCGCCGGAGATCGGTGAGCCCAGCACCGTCGAAAGCGGAGCCGCGGCCATGAACAGTGCCGTGACCGCAGCGCGGCGGCGAGCTGGGAACCAGAAGCTGAGATAGAGGATGATGCCCGGAAAGAAACCGGCTTCGGCGACGCCGAGCAGGAAGCGCAGGACATAGAAGCTGGTTGCTCCCTGAACGAAGGCCATCAGGCCCGAAACGATACCCCAGGTGATCATCACTCGGGCTATCCAGATGCGGGCGCCGACCTTGTTGAGAATGAGATTGGAGGGCACTTCGAACAGGAAATAGCCGAGGAAGAAGATGCCGGCGCCGAAGCCGAAGACGGTCGACGAGAAGCCGAGATCCTTGTTCATCTCCAGCGCCGCAAAACCGATGTTCACGCGGTCGAGGAACGCGATGAGATAGAGCAGCATGATGAAGGGAACGATGCGAATTGTTATCTTGCGCAGAACGCGCGTCTCCAGCTCATGGGCCACGGCTATTTCCTCCCAGAATGATGATGTTGGCGCACCTCCTGCGCCGTCACCCAAACGATGGGGGAGAAACCGCTCATGGACAACGAAACCAAAATTATATAAATTTTCGATATAATAAGAGGGCAAATCTTTGGAATTGCAGCAGTTACGTTGTTTCGTTGCGGTAGCTCAGGAACTGCATTTCGGTCGGGCAGCGCGCACGCTGGGCATCCTGCCGGCATCGCTTGGGCGGCAGATCCGGCTGCTAGAGGATTTTCTCGGCACGCGTCTCATGGAGCGAACGACCCGCAACGTCATGCTCACGCGGGACGGAACGGAGCTCTTGAAGGAGGCGAAGCAGGTTCTTGCACAGACCGATGCGATGACCGAGCGTTTCCGTCATCGCCGTCATCTTCCGCGCACGGGGATCAGGATCGGCGCGATCGACAGTGCGGCGGCCGGGCTCGTCCCGCAGCTGCTTCATGATCTGAAGCTGGAACGCCCGGAAATCTCCGTGCAGATTTCGGAGGAAAAGACCGTTCGCCTGCTCCCGAAACTGATATCGGGCCGGCTCGACCTCGTATTCATCAGACCCCCCGAAATCGCGGACCGGAAGATAAAGCTGCTTCGGCTTTTCAACGAAACGGCCGTTGTCGCGATCTCCGAGCATCATAGGCTTGCCGATCGCACGAGCATCGCTGTCGAGGAACTGGAGGATGAACCGCTCATCGTTCCCGATCGCCGTTCGAGACCGCATAGCCATGACATGACGATCAAGCTCTTCACCGAGGCTGGATTGACGGTCAGGATCGCACAGATGGCCGACGAGAAGCAGACGATCGTCAATCTGGTGGCCGCCGAGATCGGTCTGGCGATCGTCCCCCAATGGACATCGCGGCTTGCGGTCTCCGGTGTCCGGTACATTCCGCTTCGTCCTGGGCGGGAACGGACGACGGGACAACTTCCCCTCTATGCGGCCTGGCTGAAGGGCGTGCGCGATCCTCTCCGCGATACCCTGATCGGTATTCTCATGAAGCATCTGGCGGTCTATTCGGAAAACGCCTGATAGGCGCTGCATCGTCCCGTGCCCTTCGTAACGCTCGTCTGAACCGCTTCGCCGCCGATGGGCTGCTGCCGCGCGAGCAGCATCTTGTCGTTGCCTTCTGGCGGCGGGGTTTTGCGGAGGCGAAGCAAGCCTGATCGGGGAGCATCGCTGTGATCAGAGCTCTATCTCAGGAGTCCAGATGACGGCGCCTTACGCTACGCACGAAAAACCAGACGCTGACGACGATGATCGGCACGGAGATGCCCAGCGCGATCGAAAGCGTCGGTTCCACGATATCGTGGCCTAGTCCTTTTGCTGCGTAGTTGACGAGCCCAACGATGTAATAGGAGATCGCAGCCACCGACAGACTTTCGACTGTTTGCTGCAGCCGGAGCTGAAGTTTCACTCTTCGATCCATCGATGTCAGCAGTGCGGTATTCTGCCGAGCGAGTCCCACATCCACCCAGGTCCTTAAGAGCTCCGTGGTTCTCGAAAGCTTGATCGACAAGCTTTCCTGGCGCTCCTCAACAGATTTGCAAGTCCGCATCGCCGGCGCCAGCCGACGCTCCAGGAAGGAGCCGAGGGTCTCGCCCGCAATCGGTTCCTCCCCTAAAGTGGTGATCCGTTCGCTCACAATGGAATCATATGCTGTGCTCGCTCCGAAACGATAAAGCGATTGAGCGGCATTTGCCTGCAGTTCGGATGCGAGACGGGTGATCTCGGCGAGCATCTCATCCGCACTCTCCCATACCTGGCCTTTCATTCGCTGGGTGACGGCCCCGAGAGCTTCCTCGATCGCGCGTATTTCGGGCGACAATGATTGCGCAAGCGGCAATGCCAGCATTGCCAGGGTGCGGTAGGTCTCGATGTCGAGAAGACACTGGACCGTTGCGCCGCGACCAAGATCGGTTAAGCCCCGATCTATGAGCAGCATGCGGGTGAGGCCATCGCCGTCTTGGCGGAAGTCGGTGGCGACTTCGGCCAATCCATCGCGAATCCGGCTGCGGCAGAGGCTGGCGCTGTCGAATGAGGTGAGCGCCGCTTCCGCCTGCGCGCCCTCCGGCCATATCTCCAGCCGGATACCGGAAATGAAGCTTCCAGGAGCGCGGAAGCTGCCGCCGAAGGGGTGCAGCGCGATCACGGTCCAAGGATCCGCCATGGCTGGCCCGTCCCAAAACCAAGTCGAAAATTCCGTGTGCCGCTCCCAGCGCAAGGTCCCTTGGCCCCATTGCACGGTGCAATGCCTTGATGTTCGATCCGGCACGGACACACCTTGAGAGCGGGCCATGGTCTCAATGGCCTCATGATGACTTGTCTGGCCGGTTTCCATCAGGAACGCCAATTGGAGGATCACGCGCGGAGATGTTACGGCAACAAAAGGGCGCGCATGTATTTCACCAAGCGCCTGGGCGCGATTTTCCGCCGGTGGGAACGATAGAGAGGTGGGGGACTGCTTCTTGCTCGCGGCCTTCTGCTCTTTCGCCATCTATCTGCGACCTCCGAGCTCATCGATACGATACAGCAAGTCAGCGGGGACTTTCGTAATCCCAGGTGGCATCGGCGTCCCCTCCCGCTCAAAGAGGGATACATGTTCGATGAGCATATATTCACCTTCCTTTTCGACGTTGGAGACTGGTCGAGATTTAACAAGGGGAACTTTACATAAGAGGGGCAGGGCGAGCCACAGGCAATCGGCAATGTTTTTCGGGGTGAACCAGCGTGTCTCGTTGCGCAAATAATCTACTATTTTTATAGACTACTCATGCATTCGATGTTTAAGTAGCGGTCGCCGGTCGTTCCGATCCGGCGCCTGTTTCCCCATTCCGAGATGCTCCCATGACCCAATCGAACACTACCGCCAACGACGCTCCCGCTCCGAAGGTCATCGACCGCATCGCGTCCTATGTCCCTGAACTCGTTGCGATTCGTCGTGACCTTCATGCGCATCCGGAGATTGGATTCGAGGAGATCAGGACCTCCGGCATCGTCGCCGACAAGCTGGCGTCCTGGGGCATCGAGGTTCATCGCGGTATCGGCAAGACCGGCGTTGTCGGGCGGCTGGTCGGGCGGCATCCGGGCAATCGGTCGGTCGGGCTTAGAGCCGACATGGATGCGCTGCCGATGCCGGAAGAAACCGGTCTGCCCTATGCTTCCATCTATCCGAACCGCTTCCACGGCTGCGGTCACGACGCGCATACCGCCATTCTTCTGGGCACAGCACGCTACCTTGCCGAGACCCGCGATTTCGCCGGCACCGTCACCTTCATCTTTCAGCCGGCGGAGGAGGGCTTGGGTGGTGCCCGTGCGATGATCGCCGACGGGCTGTTCGATCGCTTTCCCGTCGATGAGATCTATGGGCTCCACAACGCGACCTTTCTGGCGCCGGATCATCTGCATGTGACGGCTGGAACGGTGCTTGCCGGTGCCGACTTCTTCGACGTGACGTTCAAGGGCAAGGGTGCGCATGGGGCTCATCCGGATGCCGGGCGCGATCCGATCCCGGCAATCACCGAACTTGTCCAGGCGCTTCAGACCATCGTCAGCCGAAACGTCCCGCCGACCGAGCCTGCCGTTCTCTCGGTCACCAAGATAGGGGCTGGTTCGGCCTACAACGTGATCCCGGAGACGGCGAGCATCGGCGGGACGATCCGCGCGTTTTCCGATGAGGTCAGGGAGCTGATCCGCACCCGGCTCACCACCATCGCCCGGAATGTCGCGGCCGCCCATGATCTGACCGCCGAGATCGATATCCGCGACATCTTTTCGGTCCTGACCAATGATGCGGAACATGTCGATATCGTTGCTGATATCGGGCGCGAGGTCCTGGGACAGACACGGGTTTCCACGGCACCGAAGCGGGCGATGGGCAGCGAGGATTTTGCGGACTTTCTGTTGCATGCGCCCGGAGCTTTCTTCACGCTCGGCCATGCAGGCACCGTTCCGGCGCACAATCCCGGCTTCATCGTCGATGACGCCATCCTGCCGGTCGGCGCGACATTGTTCGCCCGCCTAGTGGAGAGCAGGCTCAAGGCTGCGTGAAACGTCCGAGCGCACCAACGATGAGGGCTGCGAAAAACCATCTCCCGTTGCCGTGGACGGGAATTGCCTGAGGCCGGTGCAGGTTGAAGGTTCATTCTCCGTAGTAATCCAAATATAGCATAGTAATTCTATAAACAATATTGAATGAACTGGCGGGTACGATACCCTCTGGATGCATTCCAGTTCGAGGCATCAGATGACAATCGCACGCAATTTGAAGACATTGACGCTCTTGGGGTTTATCTCTTTAGCGCTTCCCCAGGCAGCTTTCTCGGCCGAGGACAATAAGCCGGTGCAGGGTGGGACGCTGATCTATCTGGAGCAGCAAGCCCACACCAACCTTTATCCGCCGGCTGGAGGCTTCTATCCGAACGGTGGGATTCTGAACCAGATCACCGACAAATTGACCTATCAGAACCCGAAGACGTTGCAGGTCGAACCGTGGATCGCCGAGTCCTGGACCGTCAATGACAGCGCGACGGAATATACCTTCAAGATCCGCAAGGGTGTCACCTTTTCCGATGGCACGCCGCTTGACGCCAGCGCTGTCGCCAAGAACTACGATACCTTTGGCCTCGGCAACAAGGAGTTGAAGCAACCGGCCTCGGAGGTCATCAATAACTATGATCACAGCGAAGTCGTCGATCCCTACACGGTGAAATTCTATTTCAAGAAGTCGTCGCCCGGCTTCCTGCAGGGCACGTCGGTGATCGGTTCCGGCATTGTTTCTCTGAAGACGCTGGCATTGCCGTTCGATCAGTTCGGCGACGCGACGAAGATCATCGGCTCAGGCCCCTTCGTCGTCGAAAGCGAGACGCTCGGCAAGCAGCTCGCGCTGAAGGCTCGCACGGATTACAATTGGGGTCCGGCCAAGCTCGAACATCAGGGCAGGGCCTATCTCGACGGTATCAAATACATCATCACCGGCGAGGACAGCGTCCGCATCGGCGCGCTGCTGTCCGGCCAGGCCGATTTCATCCGTCAGCTCCAAGCCTATGACGAAAAGCAGGTAAGCGACCAGAGTTTCGCGATCTATGCTGCGCCGACGCGCGGCGTGAACGACAGTGTCGCCTTCCGGCCGGACAATCCGCTCGTCGCCGATATCAAGGTTCGTCAGGCACTGCTGCATGCCACGGATAACAAGGAGATCGTCGATACCCTGTTTTCGGCGAATTATCCGCAGGCAAAGTCGATCATTTCGTCGGCCGCCGCCGGCTATGAGGACCTGTCCACGAAACTCACCTATGACCCCGCGCTCGCCGAAAAACTTCTCGACGAAGCTGGCTGGGCCAAGGGGTCGGGCGGCGTGCGGCAGAAGGACGGTAAGCCACTGGCACTCGCCGTCTACGAATCCTTGCCGCAGCCGCAGAACAAGGCTGTGCTGCAACTCGTCGCCCAGCAATGGGCCAAGATCGGCGTCAAGCTACAGGTGCTTGCCGGCACCTCCGGCAATGTGGTGACGGACATTGTCGATCCGGCAAAGACGCCGCTTGTCGTCGCCGAAGTCGGCCGCGCCGATCCGGATGTCATCAAGAGCCAGTTCTATCCGAAGAACCGCGATGCGCTGTTGCAGAAGGGCGGGCTCAATCCAAAGGCCATCTTCTTCGACGAAAAGCTGAACGGCATCCTCGAGACCGTCGCCTCCGAGACAGACCGCGGCAAGCGACTGGCGGCAGCGAAGGCAGCACAGGAGTATCTGCTGGATCAGGCCTATGTCATTCCTTTCTTCGAGGAGCCACAGGTGTTTGCCGGTGCGCCCTATGTGAAGGGGATCGCTTTCGAGGCCGTCGGCCGGCCGGCGTTCTACAGCACATGGCTCGCCGAACATTGATGATGGCGCTCGGTCCGGCATTTCGCCGGACCGATGCTTCTTGAAGACATGGTAATCGGCATGACGAAATACATATTATCGCGGATCGGACAGTCGCTGCTCGTTCTCTGGGCGGCGTTCACCATATCCTTCGTGTTGCTGCAATCGATGCCGGGCGATGCGATACTCATCAAATTCCAGAGTCCGGACTATGGGCTGAGCCCCGAACAGCTTGCCGATATCAGGGCCGCCTATGGCGCCGATGGATCGATCCTGCAGCAATATGTCCATACGATCTGGAATTTCCTCACCGGTCATTTCGGCTATTCATTGCAGGCAGGCGTTGCCGTGAGCACTCTGATCGCCACCAATCTGCCGTCGACGCTGTTGCTTGCAGGCTTCGGCTTTCTGGTTGCCGCCATTCTCGCAGTCCTTATCGCCGTATTGTCCAATCTCCCAGGGCTTGTCTGGCTGCGCGGCGTCATCCAGTCGTTGCCTTCGCTTTTCATTTCCGTGCCGACCTTCTGGCTCGGTATTATGCTCATCCAGATATTTTCGTTTCGGCTCCGCCTCGTCCCGGTGATCAATCCCGGTCCCTGGGAAGGACTGATCCTGCCGATCCTCACGGTGGCCGTACCGATTTCCGCGCCGCTTGCGCAAATCTTGCTGAAGAATATCGACGAGGTCCTGACGCGCCCCTTCGTGCCGGTGGCACGCGCCAAGGGTCTTTCGCATGTGCAGGTCCTCTGGCGGCATGTCGCCAAGAACACGCTCCTGCCGGTTCTGACCGTTGCGGGATTGTTGCTAGGGCAGTTGATCGCAAGCGCGGTCGTCACCGAGACGGTCTTCGGCCTGAACGGCATCGGCGGGCTCACCAAGCAGGCGGTGGATAGCCAGGACGTTGCCGTGCTGCAAGCGATCGTCGTCATCGCGGCGACGGCCTTCGTCACCATCAATCTCGTCGTCGATCTGCTCTATCCGATCCTCGATCCGCGCCTCAAGGCGAAGCTGGGAGCGACGCGATGACGATCCTCGAAACCGCTGACCGTCATCGCGATACAGATGCCCCCGATCCGGTCGGCGGAGCGCCCGTAGTGCCGCTTGACGGCGGTGAAGGGCAGGCCGAGACACGCCGCATCTCGCTGCGCATTCAGCCGGGCCTCGTTCTTGCTTGCCTGGTGCTGGCGCTGGCCGTGTTATGGGCGCTCCTACCCGGTATTTTCACGACCTATGATCCGGTGCAGGGGCTACCCGGGCAGCATCTGCGGCCGCCGAGTGCTGCACATCTCCTTGGCACGGATTCGCTGGGCCGTGACCTCTATGCCCGTATCGTTTATGGTTCTGTACATTCACTGTCAGGGGCGCTTGCCGCCGTCGGCATTGCTCTTGTCGTCGGAACGACGCTGGGTGTTCTCGCCGGCTCGCTTGGCGGAAGGCTGGAGACGGCCATCATGCGGCTGGTGGACGTCATGCTGTCGATTCCGGACCTGCTGTTGTCGCTCAGCATCATCGTCCTGCTCGGCTTCGGCACGGTCAATGCGGCAATCGCCGTCGGCATCACCCTGATTGCGAAGTTCGCGCGGCTTGTGCGCTCGGAGGTCGTGACCGTGCGGCGAAGCGACTATGTCGAAGCTGCGTTCGGCAGCGGCGGCACGTTCTTCAAGGTGCTGTGGCGCCATATCCTGCCGAACTCGCTGACTTCGGTCATCGCTTTTGCCGCGCTTCAGGCAGGCTGGGCCATTCTTCAGCTCTCGACACTCGGTTTCCTCGGCTATGGCGCACCGCCGCCGACACCGGAATGGAGTCTGTTGATTGCGGAGGGGCGCAATTACATCGCGACCGCCTGGTGGCTGACGGCTGCCCCTGGCGTCATTGTCGTCCTAGTCGTCGTCTCTATCAACCGCATCAGCCGGGCAATCGGGAGTGTCAATCGATGACGATTTCCCCAGCGAGTATATCAAGTGAAACGGTCGCATCCGTCCTGGAGGTCTCCGGCCTGACGATCGCCTATCGTGACCGGAGCGGGTTACGCCCGGCCGTTCATGGCATTAATTTCACGGTGAATGCCGGGGAGGTTGTGGCGCTGGTGGGCGAATCCGGTTCCGGTAAGAGCTCGACGGCTCAGGCACTGATCGGATTGCTTCCCGAGGGCGGGCTTCTGCAGCAGGGCATAATCCGATTGAACGGCCAGGATATTGCCGGCTGGCCGCAGAAGCGGCTGGACGGCATCCGTGGGTCGGTCATCAGCCTCGTTCCGCAGGATCCGGGCAGTTCCCTCAATCCGGTGAGGACGATCGGCGATCAGGTTGCCGAGATCCTCGTCATTCATGGCAGGGCATCGGGAGCTGCCGCCTATCTGCAGGCAATCGAGCTTTTGGAGCGCGTCGGCCTCAGCCAGCCGCAGCTTCGCGCGAAACAATATCCGCACGAGTTGTCCGGCGGCATGCGGCAGCGGGTGCTGATCGCCATCGCCATCGCGCTGAAGCCCTCCCTCATCATTGCCGACGAGCCGACGAGCGCGCTTGATGTCACCGTGCAGAAGCACATCCTCGATCTCATCGATGACCTGCGCCGGGAATATGGCACGGCCATCCTGCTGGTGACGCACGATCTCGGCGTTGCCGCCGACCGATCGGACAGGCTTATCGTGTTGCAACATGGCCGCATTCAGGAGCAAGGTCGCACCGCCGATATCGTTCGAAACCCGCAGAGCGCCTATACGCGCCGGCTGCTTGCCGATGCGCCGTCCCTGAACGCGCGGGTGCCGCGCGCCGCGCGTCCGGACAGCGCGGCATCCAAGCCGGCTGACGACATTATCGTTGTCGACGGGCTAGTGCAGGATTTCGGCCCCGGCGGCAAGAAGGATAGCTTCAGGGCCGTGGACGATCTGTCCTTTCGAGTCAGACGCGGCACCACGCACGCGATCGTCGGCGAGTCCGGGTCCGGCAAGACGACGGCCATACGGATCGTCTCCGCCTTTCAGCGGCCAACAGCCGGCAAGGTCTTCATCGACGGGCTAGAGTTGTCATCGCTGCGCGGCGAGACGCTGCGGCTTTTCCGCAAGAAGATCCAGCTGGTTTACCAGAACCCCTTCAGCTCGCTTGATCCGCGCCAGACGATCGCGAGGATCGTCGAGGAGCCGTTGTTGAATTTCGAGCGGCTGCCACGGGCCGATCGGTTGGCAAGGGTGACAGCGACGATCGAAAAGGTTGGCCTTCCCGCCGACGTCCTGCAACGGCGGCCGCATGCGCTTTCGGGCGGACAGCGCCAACGCGTCGCGATCGCCCGCGCGCTGGTGCTCGACCCGGAAATTCTCGTTCTGGACGAAGCCGTCTCCGCGCTCGATGTGACCGTTCAGGCGCAGATCCTGGCGCTTCTGGATGAGCTTCAGCGCGAGCTGGGCCTGACCTACCTGTTTGTCTCGCATGATCTCGCCGTGGTCAGGCAGATCTCCGACACTGTCTCTGTCCTCAATGACGGCAAGCTGGTCGAGGGTGGCTCGATTGACGATGTCTTCGACAATCCGCAGAGCGCTTATACGCGCGAGCTGATCGATGCCGTTCCGG
Coding sequences within:
- a CDS encoding dipeptide ABC transporter ATP-binding protein, whose amino-acid sequence is MTISPASISSETVASVLEVSGLTIAYRDRSGLRPAVHGINFTVNAGEVVALVGESGSGKSSTAQALIGLLPEGGLLQQGIIRLNGQDIAGWPQKRLDGIRGSVISLVPQDPGSSLNPVRTIGDQVAEILVIHGRASGAAAYLQAIELLERVGLSQPQLRAKQYPHELSGGMRQRVLIAIAIALKPSLIIADEPTSALDVTVQKHILDLIDDLRREYGTAILLVTHDLGVAADRSDRLIVLQHGRIQEQGRTADIVRNPQSAYTRRLLADAPSLNARVPRAARPDSAASKPADDIIVVDGLVQDFGPGGKKDSFRAVDDLSFRVRRGTTHAIVGESGSGKTTAIRIVSAFQRPTAGKVFIDGLELSSLRGETLRLFRKKIQLVYQNPFSSLDPRQTIARIVEEPLLNFERLPRADRLARVTATIEKVGLPADVLQRRPHALSGGQRQRVAIARALVLDPEILVLDEAVSALDVTVQAQILALLDELQRELGLTYLFVSHDLAVVRQISDTVSVLNDGKLVEGGSIDDVFDNPQSAYTRELIDAVPGKRFPRILEPTPGNAG
- a CDS encoding ABC transporter permease gives rise to the protein MTKYILSRIGQSLLVLWAAFTISFVLLQSMPGDAILIKFQSPDYGLSPEQLADIRAAYGADGSILQQYVHTIWNFLTGHFGYSLQAGVAVSTLIATNLPSTLLLAGFGFLVAAILAVLIAVLSNLPGLVWLRGVIQSLPSLFISVPTFWLGIMLIQIFSFRLRLVPVINPGPWEGLILPILTVAVPISAPLAQILLKNIDEVLTRPFVPVARAKGLSHVQVLWRHVAKNTLLPVLTVAGLLLGQLIASAVVTETVFGLNGIGGLTKQAVDSQDVAVLQAIVVIAATAFVTINLVVDLLYPILDPRLKAKLGATR
- a CDS encoding ABC transporter permease, whose amino-acid sequence is MTILETADRHRDTDAPDPVGGAPVVPLDGGEGQAETRRISLRIQPGLVLACLVLALAVLWALLPGIFTTYDPVQGLPGQHLRPPSAAHLLGTDSLGRDLYARIVYGSVHSLSGALAAVGIALVVGTTLGVLAGSLGGRLETAIMRLVDVMLSIPDLLLSLSIIVLLGFGTVNAAIAVGITLIAKFARLVRSEVVTVRRSDYVEAAFGSGGTFFKVLWRHILPNSLTSVIAFAALQAGWAILQLSTLGFLGYGAPPPTPEWSLLIAEGRNYIATAWWLTAAPGVIVVLVVVSINRISRAIGSVNR
- a CDS encoding TIGR04028 family ABC transporter substrate-binding protein encodes the protein MTIARNLKTLTLLGFISLALPQAAFSAEDNKPVQGGTLIYLEQQAHTNLYPPAGGFYPNGGILNQITDKLTYQNPKTLQVEPWIAESWTVNDSATEYTFKIRKGVTFSDGTPLDASAVAKNYDTFGLGNKELKQPASEVINNYDHSEVVDPYTVKFYFKKSSPGFLQGTSVIGSGIVSLKTLALPFDQFGDATKIIGSGPFVVESETLGKQLALKARTDYNWGPAKLEHQGRAYLDGIKYIITGEDSVRIGALLSGQADFIRQLQAYDEKQVSDQSFAIYAAPTRGVNDSVAFRPDNPLVADIKVRQALLHATDNKEIVDTLFSANYPQAKSIISSAAAGYEDLSTKLTYDPALAEKLLDEAGWAKGSGGVRQKDGKPLALAVYESLPQPQNKAVLQLVAQQWAKIGVKLQVLAGTSGNVVTDIVDPAKTPLVVAEVGRADPDVIKSQFYPKNRDALLQKGGLNPKAIFFDEKLNGILETVASETDRGKRLAAAKAAQEYLLDQAYVIPFFEEPQVFAGAPYVKGIAFEAVGRPAFYSTWLAEH